A section of the Saccopteryx leptura isolate mSacLep1 chromosome 6, mSacLep1_pri_phased_curated, whole genome shotgun sequence genome encodes:
- the WDR89 gene encoding WD repeat-containing protein 89, with protein sequence MEKIEEQFANLNIVKRSSGTKEPAYLLGIDTSKTVQAESGSLVSVLCSDGLIRIYDKERLNVLREFSGYPGLFNGVKFANSCDNVYTSCTDGTVKCWDARLASEKPVQLFKGYPSNVFISFDISCNDHVICAGTEVVDDDALLVFWDARINSQDSSIKDPLGTYSETHSDDITQVCFHPSNPNMVVSGSTDGLVNVFDISADNEEDALVTTCNSVSSVSYIGWSGKDYKQIYCMTHDEGFCWWDLNHLDTDEPITRLNIQDVREVINVKGGILDYLVGGLYHEKLDKLFIVGGTNTGIIHLMSCTTSGLTHVTSLQGGHAATVRSFCWNMQDGSLLTGGEDAQLLLWKPGAIEKTFTKKDSMKIASSVYQRVRTHSNDSYKRRTKH encoded by the coding sequence ATGGAGAAGATTGAGGAACAATTTGCTAATCTGAACATTGTTAAACGTTCCTCAGGAACTAAAGAGCCTGCTTACCTGCTTGGCATAGACACGTCAAAGACTGTACAAGCAGAAAGTGGAAGCTTGGTTTCTGTTCTGTGTTCTGATGGATTAATCAGAATATATGATAAAGAAAGGTTAAATGTACTACGAGAATTTAGTGGATATCCTGGACTTTTTAATGGAGTCAAGTTTGCAAATTCTTGTGACAATGTATATACATCGTGTACAGATGGCACTGTAAAATGTTGGGATGCTCGATTAGCCAGTGAAAAACCTGTCCAGCTGTTCAAGGGTTACCCTTCCAATGTATTTATCAGTTTTGATATCAGCTGTAATGATCATGTCATTTGTGCTGGTACAGAAGTAGTTGATGATGATGCATTGTTGGTATTTTGGGATGCAAGAATTAATTCTCAAGATTCATCTATTAAAGACCCACTTGGTACATACTCAGAAACACATAGTGATGATATCACTCAAGTATGTTTCCATCCCAGCAATCCCAACATGGTAGTCTCGGGGTCAACTGATGGCCTAGTGAATGTATTTGATATTAGCGCTGATAATGAAGAAGATGCACTGGTTACAACTTGTAACTCAGTTTCATCAGTAAGCTATATTGGTTGGTCTGGGAAAGACTATAAACAGATATACTGCATGACGCATGATGAAGGATTTTGTTGGTGGGATCTTAATCATCTGGATACTGATGAACCAATTACACGTTTGAACATCCAGGATGTTAGAGAAGTAATTAATGTGAAAGGAGGTATTTTAGACTATTTGGTTGGGGGCCTGTATCATGAAAAGTTAGACAAACTGTTTATTGTTGGAGGAACAAACACAGGAATTATTCACTTAATGAGCTGTACTACATCAGGATTGACTCATGTGACCAGCCTTCAGGGAGGGCACGCTGCTACAGTTCGTTCTTTCTGTTGGAATATGCAAGATGGTTCTTTGCTAACTGGAGGAGAAGATGCCCAGCTGTTACTCTGGAAACCTGGAGCGATAGAGAAGACATTTACAAAGAAAGACAGCATGAAAATAGCATCCTCTGTTTACCAGCGAGTTCGAACTCACAGTAATGATTCTTATAAGAGAAGAACAAAGCACTGA